AGTTCGTTCATGTAGGATACGTCCCTTGCGACACTCTCGGGGTCGAACTTGACCTTTTTGAAGAGGTCGCGGTAGTAGGGCACATGGGTGCCGGCCATGGCAAGGGTCCGGCAAAGCGAGCGCTCTCCGGCCGGAAGCCTCTCCTTAAAGGGCCTCTTCCAATCTTTTTTCATGACATCGAGCTTGCCCCTGATATCCCTTTTCTGCATAGCCTCGACAAAGGGGTAAAGGAGGTACGCTTTTATGTGTCCGGCTCCCATGGCTTAACCTCCCCCGGGAGGCGCGGCCGGGCCTCCAAGCACCTTTTCATAGGCCTCCTGGACTTCCAGGGCCGTCTTGTCCCAGGTAAAGTTCTCCATAATCCTTTTCGAGAGGGAGTTATCCCTCCTGGCGGCGAGTTCGGTCTCAATGCCGCGCCTTATGTCGTCGGGGTCGTTCGGGTCTACACGGGTGACCATGTCGGCAAAATATTCCTCAATAGGCCCGACGCCGGTTATGACGACCCTGGCCCCTGCCGCGGCGGCTTCCAGGGCGGCAAGCCCCGGAGTCTCAAGAAGGCTTGGCAGGACAAAGGCCTCGCATGCGTTGTAGGCCGACCTTAGAAGTTCACTGCCGTGCTCGACGTACCCCAGGTATCTTACGCCGCTACCCCCGGCCTCCTTGCAGGCGTTGAAATAAGTCCCGACCCTTACGTTGCCCAGGAGGATCAACTCCATGCCCATGGCCCCGGCAGCGCGTATCAGGTTCAGCTGGTTTTTTCTCGGCTCGATGTTGGCTGCGTTAAGGAGAAACGGCCCCTTCACACCGAATTTTTCCCTGAAGAGCTCTCCTTCCACCGGACCCGCGAATTCGGGGTCCACGGAGTTTCTTGTCACATGGAACTTGCCCTCGGGTATATCGAAAAACTCCGAAAGCAGTTTGAGCTCGGCAGTTGAGTTCGGCAGTATGATGTCGCAGAGGTTGAGGAGCCTGCCTATCTCGTCCAGGGGGTAGGCGCTCTTGTCCCCGCCGAGCCACAGTATCGGAGAGACCGCAAGCGGCAGGCCCAGGTTCTCCTTTACGTGCGAGCAGAACTCCATGCTGCCGCCCTGGACCGAGAAGTGGTGTACGATCCGCACCCCGTTCAAGTCGGGCTTCCGGGGGTCTAAAAGCAGGACCTCCATCCCCCTCTTTTCAAGGGCCTCCTTTGTTTTAAGCAGTTGTATCTCACCGCCGCCCGGACAGTCAAAGGCGGCGGAATAGGTGTTAAAGGCTACCCGCATCTTTGAACATAACCCTTTCGACGGCCTTCAGGATAAGCTTTCCGTCAGCGTTCCCGGATATCTCGGAGAACCTCTCGTTCTGCAGCTTCATTATCCTTGCATGCTCGCGTTCTTCCTCCAGGGCGCCGTTGATCTCCGCTGCCACGGCGGGGAAATCCTTTTCATGGAAGACCCTGCCGCTTTCGCCAAGCGTTTGCACGACCGCCTCTTGCGCGAACGCAAAGAGCGGCATAAAGCGCATGGCCTCTACCAGGGGTACGCAAAACCCCTCGTGCTCGCTCATGGTTATAAAAGCGGAAGCCCTCTCGTAGACCGTTTTAAGCTGTCCGTCCGATACATGGCCGGGCATATGGACCTTGTCCTTCACCTTTGAATAACGGGTGTTCAGCAGGTACTCGATATAGTTGGCGTAGCCCCTTAGGGCGCACCCGCCAACGATGATGAGCGCCGAGTCGGGGTTCAGCCCGTGGTACTCGCTGTAAAGGCTGATGAGGTCTTCTATCTTTTTGTTGGGCGCGACCCGCCCCACGTAGAGAAGCAGTGTCCCGGCCGAGGGCAGGTCCATCTCCTCCTTTTTCACGGAGTCCAGGCGGCGTGCGTTTATAAGGGGGGGGCAAATGAGTATCTCGTCAGGCGAAATGCCCGCGCCGCCTTCAGTCGCCGCCGCCTCGCCCTCTTGCTTTTCCTTCTTCAATTCTTCTTCCAGCCCCTCTCTAAGCGCCTTTCCTGAAAACTCCGAGTTGGCCATCAAGGAGTCAAAGCGCCGGAGCAGAGGGTACTGCCCGTACGCCCTGGCGCAGTAGCCGGCTAACTCGGCGTCGTATACCTGAAACATGCGAGGGGGCGTTACGTTCTGGTAAAAGAGTATCTTCCTGGCCGGAAGCTTCGACACGGCGTCCAGGTAAGGGTCGAAGATGGAAAAGTTAAGCAGTATTACGTCGGATTCCCCGGCATCCTTCAGGAGTTCCGACACGTGTTTTATAGCGCCCCTCAAGGCCGGGTCGAAGCCGGCGGCGTACATGGCGCAGGGTATATCGTTCGCCTTGAAGAGCCTGAACATGTTAATGCAGAAGTTCCCTATGGCGTCGCCTTCGATGATATTGGGCGCCGCAATACGCAGCGTGCCGCCCCCTGGCCAGCGATACCAGAGGCGGGCCATCTCGTCGACGGGCCCTGAATCTCGCTCCAGAGCGAGGCGGCGGTCCGAGGCTTCCTTGAGCGGTCCCTTGCTCCTGTAAAGATATACGACGTCCACAAAGTCTACGGCACGGGTTTCGACATTTCTAAGGACTATGTGGACGGCAAGGACGTCCCCGTCATTTCTCTCGCATTCGGGGTTGACCCACTGCTCATCGGGCTTGCCGGAGCCGGGGAAAGAGGGGAAAAAAACGCTGAACCCGGCCTTGTCATGCCGGAGCTTAACCCGCATCCGCTCACCCGCAGTGCCCGCAAGCTGCGGGCTCTTCCACCAGCCTATGTGGCCCCCGGGGTGTACATGGTGCGTGGAGGAGTAGATGTCTATGACCACAAAGTACTCGCCTTCGGCGACAGAGGGGGGAAAGGAAAGGTCGAAGGTCTCCGTCTTTTTCGAAGAAAAATCCAGCGAGTCTTTGTCGGTATATATAAATACGGGCTTTGTTGCCTTCACGCTCCTACCTCCCGTCCCACTTCTTCCTGCCCTTGAGTATGAAATCCCTCGTCATGTCCATGTAGAGCGTTCCGTGGGCTACGGACGGCTCTATGTGGGTATTTTCGTGATATTCGTTGAACGTCGTTATGGCGACCATGTGCGGTGGGGTCTCCTGTGAGAGGACGAACTCTATCATCCGCGCGTATGTTTTGCCGTTGTTGCGCGCCACCACCCGGTAAGTGTTGTCCTCACGCTCGTCGTCCTTCAGGTGAGAGTCGTCGTATCCCGGAGATATCGTAACGACCCTGATGCCGTCGTTTTGAACGCTTGTTTCGTAGGACTTCTGCCACAGCTTCTCCCAGTTCTTTTCGGCTATGAGTTCAAGCGGAGAGTAGAGGCTGAACCCGTCGAAAAGACCGAAGGTCTTTTTATCTTCGTCTTTCGCGTTAAGCCTGAGGCTGTTTGCGATCTTTATAAACCCGCTGCAGCTTTTATCCAGGAGGTCGGCGTGCCTTTTGCTGCCGTCCAGCAGCCCGGTCCAGAAGATAAATATTACGGGTTTGTCGTTGAGTCTTAAATAGTGGTCCGCGCCGGCAAGGTCGCGGTTTATGATGCCCATTACCTCTTCGAGGTCCTCTTCCCGGAAATCATAGAGGCATAGATTAACGGCGAACCTGAGCGGGCTGTCCTTGTCCTTTGCAATGCTCAGGATATTTTTGATGGAGGCAAGCTCATAGTCGTTGTACCCCCCATAGTCCAGGTGCAGGTTCAGTATGGCGAAGTCCACCCCGGCCCCCTCCATGATTTCGAAGTGGTTCTCAATGGTCACTCCGTAAGACGATGCGTAATATCCCATGGTGGGCATGTCGGTAACACCGCCCTTTTCCAGGTTGTCGTTCCAGTGGCTTGCTCCAAGCCCGTCTCCGTACCAGCAATAGTAGTGCGCCCCGAAAAGGGTTTTCTTTCTCTCCTTGACCACGGGCGCTTTTCTCTTTTTGTTCTTTTTTTTCCATTCCCCGTGGGTCCGTTCTATTATAGACATTAAGGTGTCCGCGGTCCTGTCCCACGTGTACTCCCGCGCCTTTTCAAGCCCGGCGGCCCCCATTTCCCTCGCAACGTGCTTGTTGTCTATCAAGTACCGTACCTTTTCCACAATGGCATGGGGGGAGGGCGGGATGAGGAAGGCGCATGAAGAGTCCACCACCTCCGTAAACCCCCCTTCGTTTACGCCTATAAGCGGCCTTCCCGCGGCCATCGCCTCGAGGGCGACTATGCCGAAGGGCTCCCTTATGGGAGTGAAGACGACCGCCAGGCATCGCGCAAACAGTATCTGTACTTCGTGGTTGGTGAGTCCCTCGAGGAAAAACACCCGGTCCGATATCCCGAGCTTGTAGGCCGCCTCCTTCAGCCTGTCCCGCTCGGGGCCGTTGCCGACAACGTAAAGCTGGACGTCGTCTATATACTTGACCGCCTCGATTATGAGCTTTATCCTCTTGTGGGGCCACAACTGTCCGACGGTGAGCAATATGTTCTCATCCGGCGGCATGTGGAGAAAATCGTCGAGGTTAACACCCGGGTAGACTACGGCGGATACCTTTCTATTATAGACGTTTTCAAGGTAGGCGGCGCCAAAACGGCTGTTTGCTACTATCGTGTCGGCCGCGATCAACTTATCGAGAAAGATGGCTGCCTTGGCGTAGGGTTGGTGCATGTCGCCTTCGATCGTATCGTATGTGTGTTTGGGGTACACATGGATGTTGGTTTTTTGATTATGTGGAGAGTAGGGCTGGTCGTACTTCAGATCATAGATCATCCGTGAAGGCTCGTGCGGACACCATACGACCGGATGGACGTCTATCAGGTGCGTGGGACAGAGGTTGGTCTGGTAGACGTCGTGGGCGCCTATCTCGCACTCCCACACCTTGGGAAGCAGTCCCGCGTTAAGGAACATGGCATGGGGCCCTTCGAAATAAGGGCTTAGCTCTATAAGCTTAACGTCCTCGTTGACACCGTGCTCCCGGAGGATATCCTTTGCGAACCTGGTCGAGTACAGGGTTATCCGGTGTTTTTTTTGCCAGCGCGTGACACACTCGATAATAAACCTCTCGGCGCCGCCGTATTTGACCAGTTCCGGCATTATAACCCCTATGTCAAGCATGCAGCATCTCCTGTATTTTCAACCCCACAGAGTGGTTCTCCCGAGCTTATTCCGCAAACATACAAATTATCATACCTGCGGACACCTTTGCAAGTTAACGACCACCCCTGAAAGGGTTCGCTTAACCTCTTGTAAGTTCCCATCCGATACCTGCTTCCGGTGCCCTGGACCACCGGCTTTCCTTGCGCATGCACGGCAAAAGATATATAATCAAAAGGTGAAGTATCCGGCGCCGATATCCTCCCCCCTCCCCCCCGTCCCTTGCGGCAAGGGCATGGATGTCCGGCCATTGAAGTCCCCCCCACCTTATGGCAAGGGGTGCGTACCTTAAAAGCACCGGTAGATAATTGAACCCCTCACTACCCAGAGATATAATACTTTTTTCCACCGCAGACTGGGACAACACCCTCTGGACGAACAAGCAGCACACCGCGGCACGGCTTGTGAAGCGTGGGTACCGCGTCCTGTACGTGGAGTCCATTGGCCTCAGGAGGCCGGTTGCCGGGGGCATGGACGCCTCGAGGGTGATGGGGCGTCTTGCAAAGGGGGCGGGCGGCGTAAAAAAGGTCCGGGACAACCTGTGGGTCTACTCCCCCATTGTAATCCCTTTTCACAGCCGTGCATGGGTAAGGGCGTTTAACACTAAAATATTATGCTCGTTTATACGCGGCTATTCAAAGCGAATAGGGTTTCAGGCCCCCATCTTCTGGACATATAATCCTCTTAGCGTGGAGCTTGCCGGCCGCCTTGGAGAGTCCATGCTGGTATATCACTGCGTAGACGACCTTCCCTCGGCCCCGGGCATGGCGTCCGAGGCGCTCTCCCTGGCGGAGCAAGAACTCGTCGAAAAGTCGGACCTGGTATTTACCACAAGCCGCAAACTGCAGGAGACGCGTTCCAAGTGGAACCCGGGCAATACCCATTATTTCCCAAACGTCGCCGACTTCGATCACTTCTCAAAGGCCCGCAAGCCGGGGCCCATCCCTGAGGATCTGAAGGGGATACCCTCTCCGCGTATAGGCTTTATCGGCGCCATAAGCGACTACAAGGTGGACATAGAACTCATAGCACGCATTGCCGAGGCGAGAGAGGACTGGCACTGGGTCTTGATCGGAACGGTCGGAGAAGGCCAGCCCTCGACTTCGGACACACTGCTCAGGCGCCCCAACATCCATTTGCTCAGGGAGAGGCCTTACGATGTCCTGCCCGAGTATTTGCGCGGCCTCGACCTCTGCGTGCTGCCGAGCAGCTTGAACGACTATACCTCCTCCATGTTCCCGATGAAGTTCTTCGAGTACCTGGCCGCCGGAAAGACCATTGTGTCGACCGACCTGCCGGCCCTGCGCGAGCACTCCGATGTATGCGTGCTGGTGAAAGACAGGGACGACTTCATAGGTGCCGTCTCAGATGCCCTTAACGGCAAATCACCCGACCCGCTTAGGTGTCTGGAGACGGCACGGCGCTATACCTGGGACAAACGCCTTGATTGGGTGGAAGAGTTGCTGATAAAGAAGTGGGAAGAAAAGCGCCGGTCCCAATGACCCTCCCCCCCCTCCCCCTCCCCCCCAAACCGGTCCACCCATGATGCTATTTTTCTCATCCGGTGGTATGTTGAAATCCGTGATCAGCCCATTCTTGTATGCTCCATAGCAGTAGCGCATCATGCCCCGCCACCACTTATTTCCCCCCTGTACTATCTCCGCCCGAAATATTATAATAATTAATTACATTCAAAAAAAGTGCGAGAAGGCCTACATGACTTTACAGGGGACAATGCATTTAGATAACGTCGCGCCGGACTCCTTACGCGGCGTTCCGCGCGTCCAGACCAACCCGAAAAGATGGGACGGGACCGGGTGGGAGGGGTTTAAAAAAGAGCTTAAGCAGAGCAAGGCCGGGCTTGAATTACAGGTAAGCGAGGCCATGGCCGACCGCTCTATTTTCGTTACGGACGCGGGCGGGCTTGCCTACGGCATGCCGCACGGGATATTAAGGCCGGGGTCGGCCGATGACATCGCGGCAGTATTAAAGGCGGCCCAAAAACACAAAGTCCCGGTAACCGTCCGGGGCGGAGGGCTTGGCACGGAAGGCGAGGCCGTTGCGTTCGGGGGGCTTTTAATCGACATGCAATCACTCAACCGGGTAATCGCAATAGACAGGAAAACAATGACCGTACGCACCGAGGCAGGAATTTTCTGGCATCATCTGGCCGAAGAGCTGCGCCGGGAGGGGCTCGATTACCTCTCGGCCCCGCTCAACTTTACCTCGACCGTCGGCGGCGTGCTCGGCGTCGGAGGCGTGGACATAAACTCGGCCAAATTCGGGTGCAGCGCGGATCAGGCCCTTGCGCTCAAAGTCGTAACGCCGACAGGTGAAGTCGTCGAATGTTCGGCAACGGAAAATAAAGAGCTGTTCGATAGAGTAATCTTCGGGTACGGGCAGTTCGGGGTGATAGCGGAGGCGGTTTTAAAGATACGTCCTTTTACCCCGCTTAAGATGCACTACTATTATTATAGCTCGCTGCGCTCGGCCATGGAAGACCTTCGCCTTATCGTGGAAGGGGAACTGGCCGACTACTCCGGCATTTTAACGATTATGGACAAAGCCATAACGCTGCTTGTGGCGTTCGACACGGACGAGGCCGAAAACACATTCCTTGAACATACGGAAATAAGGCTTCGAGGCCACGGTGAACTCGGGTTTGCCCTGAGGTCGGCCCTGTATTACGGCCTTCGCCCATGGCGTTTCAAGGAAGCGCTCTTTCTTGCCGAGAGGCGCTTTACCCTGTTCCCCGACCTGCAGC
This genomic stretch from Thermodesulfobacteriota bacterium harbors:
- a CDS encoding glycosyltransferase, with protein sequence MKATKPVFIYTDKDSLDFSSKKTETFDLSFPPSVAEGEYFVVIDIYSSTHHVHPGGHIGWWKSPQLAGTAGERMRVKLRHDKAGFSVFFPSFPGSGKPDEQWVNPECERNDGDVLAVHIVLRNVETRAVDFVDVVYLYRSKGPLKEASDRRLALERDSGPVDEMARLWYRWPGGGTLRIAAPNIIEGDAIGNFCINMFRLFKANDIPCAMYAAGFDPALRGAIKHVSELLKDAGESDVILLNFSIFDPYLDAVSKLPARKILFYQNVTPPRMFQVYDAELAGYCARAYGQYPLLRRFDSLMANSEFSGKALREGLEEELKKEKQEGEAAATEGGAGISPDEILICPPLINARRLDSVKKEEMDLPSAGTLLLYVGRVAPNKKIEDLISLYSEYHGLNPDSALIIVGGCALRGYANYIEYLLNTRYSKVKDKVHMPGHVSDGQLKTVYERASAFITMSEHEGFCVPLVEAMRFMPLFAFAQEAVVQTLGESGRVFHEKDFPAVAAEINGALEEEREHARIMKLQNERFSEISGNADGKLILKAVERVMFKDAGSL
- a CDS encoding FAD-binding oxidoreductase, giving the protein MHLDNVAPDSLRGVPRVQTNPKRWDGTGWEGFKKELKQSKAGLELQVSEAMADRSIFVTDAGGLAYGMPHGILRPGSADDIAAVLKAAQKHKVPVTVRGGGLGTEGEAVAFGGLLIDMQSLNRVIAIDRKTMTVRTEAGIFWHHLAEELRREGLDYLSAPLNFTSTVGGVLGVGGVDINSAKFGCSADQALALKVVTPTGEVVECSATENKELFDRVIFGYGQFGVIAEAVLKIRPFTPLKMHYYYYSSLRSAMEDLRLIVEGELADYSGILTIMDKAITLLVAFDTDEAENTFLEHTEIRLRGHGELGFALRSALYYGLRPWRFKEALFLAERRFTLFPDLQRSEHMDKDGKVVDRTVLFSRAVWRHWGDKKMTIPDISTGEDDFVEAVMRGNEVCKKYFKYYTMYCVGIKKMGDGSDNARYEMSCISERAKRFAYGCEFEPVAEKEAHSRDYLQRFKNEIYDIAVDTGLCCYRFGGMMRGYIRRLYGDEVVDRHRLMKKKADPASVLNKNTVF
- a CDS encoding glycosyltransferase, translated to MNPSLPRDIILFSTADWDNTLWTNKQHTAARLVKRGYRVLYVESIGLRRPVAGGMDASRVMGRLAKGAGGVKKVRDNLWVYSPIVIPFHSRAWVRAFNTKILCSFIRGYSKRIGFQAPIFWTYNPLSVELAGRLGESMLVYHCVDDLPSAPGMASEALSLAEQELVEKSDLVFTTSRKLQETRSKWNPGNTHYFPNVADFDHFSKARKPGPIPEDLKGIPSPRIGFIGAISDYKVDIELIARIAEAREDWHWVLIGTVGEGQPSTSDTLLRRPNIHLLRERPYDVLPEYLRGLDLCVLPSSLNDYTSSMFPMKFFEYLAAGKTIVSTDLPALREHSDVCVLVKDRDDFIGAVSDALNGKSPDPLRCLETARRYTWDKRLDWVEELLIKKWEEKRRSQ
- a CDS encoding glycosyltransferase, with protein sequence MLDIGVIMPELVKYGGAERFIIECVTRWQKKHRITLYSTRFAKDILREHGVNEDVKLIELSPYFEGPHAMFLNAGLLPKVWECEIGAHDVYQTNLCPTHLIDVHPVVWCPHEPSRMIYDLKYDQPYSPHNQKTNIHVYPKHTYDTIEGDMHQPYAKAAIFLDKLIAADTIVANSRFGAAYLENVYNRKVSAVVYPGVNLDDFLHMPPDENILLTVGQLWPHKRIKLIIEAVKYIDDVQLYVVGNGPERDRLKEAAYKLGISDRVFFLEGLTNHEVQILFARCLAVVFTPIREPFGIVALEAMAAGRPLIGVNEGGFTEVVDSSCAFLIPPSPHAIVEKVRYLIDNKHVAREMGAAGLEKAREYTWDRTADTLMSIIERTHGEWKKKNKKRKAPVVKERKKTLFGAHYYCWYGDGLGASHWNDNLEKGGVTDMPTMGYYASSYGVTIENHFEIMEGAGVDFAILNLHLDYGGYNDYELASIKNILSIAKDKDSPLRFAVNLCLYDFREEDLEEVMGIINRDLAGADHYLRLNDKPVIFIFWTGLLDGSKRHADLLDKSCSGFIKIANSLRLNAKDEDKKTFGLFDGFSLYSPLELIAEKNWEKLWQKSYETSVQNDGIRVVTISPGYDDSHLKDDEREDNTYRVVARNNGKTYARMIEFVLSQETPPHMVAITTFNEYHENTHIEPSVAHGTLYMDMTRDFILKGRKKWDGR
- a CDS encoding glycosyltransferase, with the translated sequence MRVAFNTYSAAFDCPGGGEIQLLKTKEALEKRGMEVLLLDPRKPDLNGVRIVHHFSVQGGSMEFCSHVKENLGLPLAVSPILWLGGDKSAYPLDEIGRLLNLCDIILPNSTAELKLLSEFFDIPEGKFHVTRNSVDPEFAGPVEGELFREKFGVKGPFLLNAANIEPRKNQLNLIRAAGAMGMELILLGNVRVGTYFNACKEAGGSGVRYLGYVEHGSELLRSAYNACEAFVLPSLLETPGLAALEAAAAGARVVITGVGPIEEYFADMVTRVDPNDPDDIRRGIETELAARRDNSLSKRIMENFTWDKTALEVQEAYEKVLGGPAAPPGGG